A stretch of Inquilinus sp. Marseille-Q2685 DNA encodes these proteins:
- the selD gene encoding selenide, water dikinase SelD — MIPAPRDGDVAAPVRLTSLAHGGGCGCKLAPAVLQELLAGQPAAAPFRQLLVGTETGDDAAVWQLDDERCVIATTDFFMPVVDDPRDFGRIAATNAISDVYAMGGQPIFALAILGMPLGKLPAETVREILAGGASICAEAGIPVAGGHSIDAPEPIYGLAVIGTCRPSELRRNSGARPGDALILTKALGVGVYSAAFKKQALPAEAYAEMVASTTQLNRIGAELGREAAVHAVTDVTGFGLLGHGLEMARGAGVTLAIRQDGPALFAQAEALARDGFVTGASHRNWASYGAEVTLPPGLPEWRRHLLTDPQTSGGLLLSCAADRADALLERITAAGHPAARRIGTVEAGPAGVRIEA, encoded by the coding sequence ATGATCCCGGCACCCCGCGACGGCGACGTCGCCGCCCCGGTCCGCCTGACCAGCCTGGCGCATGGCGGCGGCTGCGGCTGCAAGCTGGCGCCCGCCGTGCTGCAGGAACTGCTGGCCGGCCAGCCGGCGGCGGCGCCGTTCCGCCAGCTGCTGGTCGGCACCGAAACCGGCGACGACGCCGCGGTCTGGCAGCTCGACGACGAGCGCTGCGTCATCGCCACCACCGACTTCTTCATGCCGGTGGTCGACGACCCGCGCGATTTCGGGCGGATCGCGGCCACCAACGCGATCTCCGACGTCTACGCCATGGGCGGGCAGCCGATCTTCGCGCTGGCCATCCTCGGCATGCCGCTGGGCAAGCTGCCGGCGGAGACGGTGCGCGAGATCCTGGCCGGCGGCGCGTCGATCTGCGCCGAGGCCGGGATCCCGGTCGCCGGCGGACATTCGATCGACGCTCCGGAGCCGATCTACGGCCTGGCGGTGATCGGCACCTGCCGGCCGTCGGAGCTGCGGCGGAACTCGGGCGCCCGGCCAGGCGACGCGCTGATCCTGACCAAGGCGCTGGGCGTCGGCGTCTACTCCGCCGCCTTCAAGAAGCAGGCGCTGCCGGCCGAGGCCTATGCGGAGATGGTCGCCAGCACGACCCAGCTCAACCGCATCGGCGCCGAGCTGGGGCGGGAGGCGGCGGTGCACGCCGTCACCGACGTCACCGGCTTCGGCCTGCTCGGCCATGGGCTGGAGATGGCGCGCGGCGCCGGCGTCACCCTGGCGATCCGGCAGGACGGGCCGGCGCTGTTCGCCCAGGCGGAGGCGCTGGCGCGGGACGGCTTCGTCACCGGCGCCTCGCACCGCAACTGGGCCAGCTACGGAGCGGAGGTGACGCTGCCCCCCGGCCTGCCGGAGTGGCGCCGCCACCTGCTGACCGACCCGCAGACCTCCGGCGGGCTGCTGCTGTCCTGCGCCGCCGACCGGGCCGATGCGCTGCTGGAGCGCATCACCGCAGCCGGCCATCCGGCCGCCCGCCGGATCGGCACGGTGGAAGCCGGCCCGGCGGGTGTGCGGATCGAGGCGTGA